In Spirochaeta lutea, a single genomic region encodes these proteins:
- the rocF gene encoding arginase has protein sequence MKTQSKLSIIGFLQDIGASKRGVDMGSYAIRAEKLVEKLKALGYQVSDEGNVECYSMDEGDTLESGNPKLRYAAAIRRNMLELKEQVQAIVQQDAMPIVLGGDHSMAMGSLAGLKERYQGNLGLLWVDAHGDFNTPETTPSGNVHGMPLAAITGRGAPELVDIGPFPGVREENTVLFGIRDLDPEESMLIRESRVTMYTIRDIIERGFYTCLQEALQVVTTGVDQFHLSFDMDSIDPIFAPGTGTPVMGGLNDREVLYLMERVHETGRLVSMDLVEVNPALDVGNKTARLAAELILRALGKKTL, from the coding sequence ATGAAAACACAGTCAAAACTTAGTATTATCGGGTTTCTGCAGGATATCGGCGCCTCCAAGCGGGGAGTTGATATGGGTAGCTACGCCATCCGGGCTGAAAAGCTCGTGGAGAAACTCAAGGCCCTGGGATATCAGGTGAGCGATGAGGGGAATGTGGAGTGCTATTCCATGGATGAGGGTGATACCCTGGAGTCCGGGAACCCGAAACTCCGCTATGCTGCGGCGATCCGGCGGAATATGCTGGAGTTGAAGGAGCAGGTACAGGCGATCGTCCAGCAGGACGCCATGCCCATCGTTCTCGGGGGCGACCATTCTATGGCCATGGGAAGTTTGGCCGGGCTCAAAGAGCGGTACCAGGGGAATCTCGGATTATTGTGGGTTGATGCCCATGGTGATTTTAATACCCCTGAGACAACCCCCTCAGGAAATGTACACGGCATGCCCTTAGCTGCCATTACCGGCCGGGGAGCCCCGGAGCTCGTAGACATCGGTCCCTTTCCCGGGGTGCGGGAAGAAAATACCGTACTCTTCGGTATCCGCGACCTGGACCCGGAAGAGAGCATGCTGATACGGGAAAGCCGGGTAACCATGTATACCATCCGGGATATCATCGAACGGGGGTTTTACACCTGCCTTCAGGAAGCACTCCAGGTGGTAACCACCGGAGTGGATCAATTTCATCTTAGTTTTGATATGGATTCCATCGATCCCATTTTTGCCCCCGGAACCGGGACACCGGTCATGGGCGGTCTAAACGATCGTGAGGTACTCTATCTTATGGAACGGGTTCACGAGACCGGACGCCTGGTCTCCATGGATCTCGTAGAGGTGAATCCGGCCCTGGATGTGGGTAACAAGACCGCCCGCCTAGCTGCCGAGTTAATTCTCCGGGCGTTGGGAAAGAAGACATTGTAG
- a CDS encoding RnfABCDGE type electron transport complex subunit B — protein sequence MITLYAVLTLSGLAVLFAVLLFFVSKRFHVTEDPRKAEVEAMLPGINCGACGFPGCAGMAEALVKGSEEGDISHLSCPPGGPTTMAAISEYFGLAAGESKPLVAVLRCGGSCEAAPAKSRYDGPESCAIAHSLYAGESGCPFGCLGDGDCAAVCEFDALHMNPETGLPEVDEEKCTACGACVTACPRNLFELRPIGRRSRRVWVNCRNTEKGAVAKKHCSVACIGCGKCAKVCPVDAITIENNLAYIDPEKCIACGKCVPVCPTGAILATFPVKSKGETA from the coding sequence ATGATAACCCTTTATGCAGTTCTAACCCTGAGCGGGTTGGCTGTTCTCTTTGCGGTTCTACTGTTTTTTGTATCAAAACGATTTCACGTCACCGAAGATCCTCGGAAGGCCGAGGTGGAGGCCATGTTGCCCGGTATTAACTGCGGAGCATGCGGCTTTCCCGGATGTGCAGGGATGGCTGAGGCCCTGGTAAAGGGGAGTGAGGAAGGGGATATTAGTCATCTCTCCTGTCCTCCCGGGGGGCCTACCACCATGGCAGCCATAAGCGAGTATTTCGGACTCGCGGCGGGTGAGAGTAAACCCCTGGTTGCGGTGTTGCGCTGCGGGGGCAGCTGTGAGGCTGCTCCGGCCAAGAGCCGGTATGATGGTCCTGAGAGTTGTGCCATTGCCCACTCCCTCTATGCAGGGGAGTCGGGCTGCCCCTTCGGGTGTTTGGGCGATGGTGATTGTGCGGCCGTCTGCGAGTTCGATGCCTTGCATATGAATCCGGAAACCGGCCTGCCCGAGGTAGATGAAGAAAAATGCACGGCCTGCGGGGCCTGTGTTACTGCCTGTCCCAGAAATCTCTTTGAGCTGCGTCCCATCGGTAGGAGGAGCAGACGGGTATGGGTGAACTGCCGGAATACAGAGAAGGGGGCCGTTGCCAAGAAACATTGTTCGGTGGCATGCATCGGGTGCGGAAAATGCGCCAAGGTTTGTCCGGTGGACGCCATTACCATCGAGAACAACCTGGCATACATCGATCCGGAGAAGTGCATTGCCTGCGGAAAATGTGTGCCCGTATGTCCTACCGGGGCCATTCTTGCGACCTTTCCGGTGAAGAGCAAAGGAGAAACGGCATGA
- a CDS encoding tetratricopeptide repeat protein: MYYTSDEHKTILEQSTRPSTKDLHKTLKHYAQELTADPESYRLYGPYWWPLKTLLRDQGLAGRAWFRGTHMDQRLVEEWDREFGINCDPWTVVCLAREYRNLQDLGIPDSSGQDIPFHLVEYSHGEVELYELCDPDAGRQLDLFEAMEDQQEENQAFLDNPGSFIPRTWEQSGDELLSQNRVHCALRHYKRAVLLSRDSRERSALWLRMGLALGEAQHHWKAVFAFTNCYQTGEEAWVMGHIGQAYEELGHWGEAKRCYEAALEHMPGNPELQQAVIRIQTRAGSSSQGTIPKDAGSESPDIPKSSEPHPDQDDQPWDEDSQVLFGFTG, encoded by the coding sequence ATGTACTATACTTCAGACGAACACAAGACCATACTTGAACAATCCACCCGTCCCTCGACTAAAGACCTTCATAAAACATTGAAGCATTACGCCCAGGAATTAACCGCTGACCCTGAAAGCTACCGCCTCTACGGACCCTACTGGTGGCCTCTCAAGACCCTGCTCCGCGATCAGGGTCTGGCCGGCCGCGCTTGGTTCCGGGGTACCCACATGGATCAACGCTTGGTTGAAGAATGGGACAGGGAATTTGGCATCAACTGCGATCCATGGACCGTGGTATGCCTCGCCCGGGAATACCGCAACCTCCAGGATCTGGGTATACCCGATAGTTCGGGGCAGGATATCCCCTTCCACCTGGTGGAATACAGTCATGGGGAGGTGGAGCTGTACGAACTTTGCGACCCTGATGCTGGCCGGCAGCTGGATCTCTTCGAGGCCATGGAGGACCAGCAAGAGGAGAATCAGGCCTTTTTAGATAATCCCGGTAGTTTCATTCCCCGGACCTGGGAACAATCCGGAGACGAACTTCTTTCCCAAAACAGGGTGCACTGTGCTCTCCGGCATTATAAACGAGCAGTGCTCTTATCCCGGGACAGCCGTGAGCGTTCGGCGCTCTGGCTTCGGATGGGTCTTGCCCTGGGTGAGGCTCAGCACCATTGGAAAGCGGTATTTGCCTTCACAAACTGCTATCAAACCGGCGAGGAAGCCTGGGTTATGGGTCACATCGGCCAGGCATACGAGGAATTAGGACATTGGGGAGAGGCCAAACGCTGTTACGAAGCAGCCTTGGAACATATGCCCGGCAATCCGGAACTTCAACAAGCAGTAATCCGTATTCAAACCAGGGCCGGCTCCAGTTCCCAGGGTACCATTCCCAAGGATGCCGGATCAGAATCACCGGATATCCCCAAGTCCTCAGAGCCCCATCCCGATCAGGATGACCAGCCCTGGGACGAAGATTCCCAGGTCCTCTTCGGCTTTACCGGTTAG
- a CDS encoding glycosyltransferase family protein, which yields MKIRIGLAACGEGFGHVSRMVSLVQGLGTEFEIVLYAPDTVHGFLYEKLAPLRYGTLEIRDIPHLHLAKRGTRINYSRTLRENLPTLLSLRKSLTRLRRQLQGDEISVLINDFEPFTALAATALGIPVLQINHPGIVTRSPSLMPDALFTRLIAHFMMPAYDRRLYISFYDGDLGPMIREEIVNQEPVQGDYYVVYLKPEYRRIVLGALHRLGMRNFHVFPQSRLDYARTLAGCRGVITSAGHQTLSEALYLGKPVFAIPQKGQYEQRLNAAKLAASGWGVHARSRNIPRQLFGFISRVESGGFPQAWALPWLRIYRENHTPRVIRRVRQFIYNSTSPRIIPVRSYIWDGFLSMESPEDVQGLVSRWQRWERLSYRATGGADVRMRGISGEVYPRA from the coding sequence ATGAAAATCAGAATCGGTCTCGCCGCTTGCGGCGAAGGCTTCGGCCATGTGAGCCGTATGGTCAGTCTGGTTCAGGGGCTTGGTACTGAATTTGAGATTGTACTGTATGCTCCTGACACGGTACACGGGTTTTTATATGAAAAGCTTGCACCCCTACGTTACGGGACGTTGGAGATCCGAGATATCCCCCATCTCCATCTTGCAAAACGCGGGACCAGGATAAACTACAGCCGCACACTCCGGGAGAATCTACCCACCCTCCTATCATTACGGAAGAGTCTTACGCGACTGCGAAGGCAATTGCAGGGCGATGAGATCTCGGTGCTCATCAATGATTTTGAGCCCTTCACAGCCCTAGCCGCCACTGCTCTGGGGATTCCGGTGCTTCAGATAAACCACCCCGGTATCGTTACCCGGAGTCCGTCGCTTATGCCCGATGCCCTGTTCACTCGGTTGATAGCCCATTTCATGATGCCGGCTTATGACCGCCGGTTATACATCAGCTTCTACGACGGAGATCTTGGACCCATGATACGGGAGGAGATTGTAAACCAAGAGCCCGTCCAGGGCGATTACTACGTGGTATATCTGAAACCTGAATACCGCCGTATTGTTCTCGGAGCCCTCCACCGTCTGGGTATGAGGAATTTCCACGTCTTTCCCCAGTCCCGCCTGGATTATGCCCGGACTCTGGCGGGGTGCAGGGGAGTCATAACCAGTGCCGGTCATCAAACCTTGAGTGAAGCCCTTTATCTCGGTAAACCCGTCTTTGCCATACCCCAGAAGGGGCAGTACGAACAGCGACTCAATGCCGCAAAACTTGCAGCCAGCGGCTGGGGTGTGCATGCCCGAAGCCGGAACATACCACGCCAGCTCTTCGGCTTTATCAGCCGGGTAGAATCGGGGGGATTCCCCCAAGCCTGGGCGCTTCCATGGCTGCGTATCTACCGGGAAAATCACACCCCCCGAGTCATCCGACGGGTCCGGCAATTTATCTATAATTCCACCTCCCCACGGATCATTCCGGTTCGATCCTATATTTGGGACGGTTTTCTATCCATGGAATCCCCCGAGGATGTCCAGGGACTAGTCTCCCGGTGGCAGCGATGGGAGCGGCTGAGCTACCGGGCGACGGGGGGAGCGGATGTGCGGATGAGGGGTATCAGCGGTGAGGTATATCCCCGAGCCTAG
- a CDS encoding 3-deoxy-7-phosphoheptulonate synthase, with protein sequence MHFRVDDVRINQIKPLIPPAILMEDVPLSEAGEETVAQARSSIEGIIRGKDKRILVVVGPCSIHDVQAAREYGRRLAGMRSLYRDELEIVMRVYFEKPRTRKGWKGLINDPFLNDSFEINKGLHLGRQLLVDLVDMGVPAGCEFLDTITPQFIADVVSWGAIGARTTESQVHRELASGLSMPVGFKNGTDGNTRIAIDAIHASSAPHHFLSVTKQSVAAIVETTGNEFCHLILRGGSDGPNFSAPAVESAGHDLEQAGLPARIMVDASHGNSNKDFSKQPGVVREIAKQVSQGSPYIFGLMIESNLVEGNQPLLASDQLVYGQSITDACISWETSEELLAELAEAVKQGR encoded by the coding sequence ATGCATTTTAGAGTTGATGACGTACGAATTAATCAGATCAAGCCCCTCATCCCTCCGGCCATCCTCATGGAGGACGTTCCCCTGAGCGAGGCGGGCGAGGAGACTGTAGCACAGGCGAGGTCTTCTATAGAAGGTATTATCCGAGGGAAGGATAAACGCATTTTGGTGGTGGTGGGGCCCTGCTCCATTCACGATGTCCAGGCAGCCCGGGAATACGGCCGGCGCCTGGCAGGGATGCGCAGTCTCTACCGCGATGAGCTGGAGATTGTAATGCGGGTGTATTTTGAAAAACCCAGGACTCGGAAGGGCTGGAAGGGTTTGATAAATGATCCGTTTTTAAATGATAGTTTTGAGATTAATAAGGGGCTCCATCTCGGCCGGCAGCTGCTGGTGGACCTGGTGGATATGGGGGTTCCTGCGGGCTGTGAGTTCTTAGATACCATCACCCCCCAGTTCATTGCTGATGTGGTCAGCTGGGGAGCCATTGGCGCCCGAACCACGGAAAGTCAGGTGCACCGAGAGTTGGCCAGTGGCCTCTCCATGCCGGTGGGTTTTAAGAATGGCACCGACGGGAATACCCGGATCGCCATAGATGCGATTCATGCTTCCAGTGCACCCCACCATTTCTTGTCAGTGACAAAACAGTCCGTGGCGGCCATTGTCGAGACCACTGGGAACGAGTTCTGTCACCTGATCCTCCGGGGGGGCAGCGACGGACCCAATTTCAGTGCTCCGGCAGTGGAGTCTGCAGGCCACGATCTGGAGCAGGCGGGGCTTCCTGCCCGCATTATGGTGGATGCCAGTCACGGTAATTCCAACAAGGATTTTTCCAAGCAGCCCGGGGTGGTTCGTGAGATCGCTAAGCAGGTATCCCAGGGCAGCCCCTACATCTTCGGTTTGATGATCGAGAGTAACCTCGTGGAGGGGAATCAACCATTGCTGGCTTCCGACCAGCTTGTGTACGGCCAAAGCATCACCGATGCATGTATCTCCTGGGAGACCAGCGAGGAGCTGCTGGCGGAGCTGGCAGAGGCGGTAAAGCAGGGCCGTTGA
- the sbcB gene encoding exodeoxyribonuclease I, translated as MAQTLFWYDLETFGRSSRADRIAQFAGVRTNDRFEIIGERLVLYNRITPDYMPDPYACMVTGITPQVTLSDGLCEYEFISRIHREFMVPGTTALGYNSIRFDDEFIRNTLYRNFFDPYRREWSQGNSRWDIIDLVRATHDLRPEGITWPVNSQGRPSFRLEELTAANGISHEQAHDAMSDVLATIAMARLIHQRQPKLFAYYFSHRKKDSLKRLVNLAEHTPLLHTAGVHTSDAGCTTLVAPIGMDGTNRNALITIDLRYDPSALLDLDVEELRRRVFTSRAELEAEEDLARRFGQDPDPQGLNQGDFAGRIPLTIVHLNRSPFLAPLKTLTDQAAERLGLDLAACQRHAAMLRSEPRLIQKIMSVFSPQGEGALTVTKDSEDPDFQIYSGGFFRDEDKQQFETIHDLLSGYLGGVDGSSNGGNGAEKPASPFPAENQPPIPGTPAPHASESPETREKPASLSDKPAGYRDRPPGLSENSPRDVAKDLSSAHPQAEGHPESPRNKGKRLMEIKQEVYQLHFQDPRIPQMLRRFFARNFPEALTEREHARWLSFCAGRLLYHPLAEGTDLATASKVITAKMESADTPARDKVILRALKEYVDTEIRKVLEYGG; from the coding sequence ATGGCCCAAACCCTTTTCTGGTATGATTTAGAGACCTTCGGACGCAGCAGCCGGGCAGACAGGATAGCCCAGTTTGCCGGGGTACGCACCAATGACCGGTTCGAGATTATCGGCGAACGGCTGGTGTTGTATAATCGAATAACCCCGGACTATATGCCCGACCCTTACGCCTGTATGGTCACGGGGATTACGCCCCAGGTTACCCTGAGCGATGGGCTTTGTGAGTATGAGTTCATCAGCAGGATTCATCGGGAGTTCATGGTACCGGGCACTACAGCCCTGGGGTACAACAGCATCCGGTTTGATGACGAGTTTATCCGCAATACCCTGTACCGGAATTTTTTTGATCCCTACCGTCGGGAATGGTCCCAGGGAAACTCCCGGTGGGATATTATTGATTTGGTACGGGCCACCCACGATCTCCGGCCTGAGGGTATTACCTGGCCGGTCAATTCCCAGGGCCGTCCCAGCTTCCGGCTGGAGGAATTGACCGCAGCCAACGGGATCAGTCATGAACAGGCCCATGATGCTATGAGTGATGTACTGGCCACAATTGCCATGGCCCGGCTCATTCACCAGCGCCAACCGAAACTATTCGCCTACTATTTCTCCCATCGGAAAAAGGACTCCCTGAAGCGTCTGGTAAACCTGGCTGAACACACCCCCCTGCTGCACACAGCAGGGGTTCACACCTCGGATGCCGGCTGCACCACCCTAGTGGCTCCCATAGGCATGGACGGCACCAACCGCAACGCCCTGATCACCATTGATCTCCGTTATGATCCCTCGGCGCTGCTCGACCTGGATGTGGAGGAGCTGCGCCGGCGGGTCTTTACGAGTCGGGCCGAACTGGAGGCCGAGGAGGATCTCGCCCGGCGCTTCGGCCAAGACCCCGACCCTCAGGGATTGAACCAGGGTGATTTTGCTGGTCGAATCCCCCTGACAATTGTCCACCTCAACCGGAGTCCCTTTCTTGCTCCCCTTAAGACCCTGACGGATCAGGCCGCAGAGCGTCTGGGTCTTGATTTGGCAGCCTGTCAACGCCACGCAGCCATGCTGCGCTCCGAACCCCGCCTAATCCAGAAGATCATGAGTGTTTTTTCCCCCCAGGGGGAAGGAGCCCTTACCGTAACCAAGGATTCCGAGGATCCGGATTTTCAGATTTACTCCGGAGGTTTCTTCCGGGATGAGGATAAACAGCAATTCGAGACCATCCACGATCTTCTGTCCGGATATCTTGGAGGCGTCGACGGTTCCTCCAATGGCGGGAATGGGGCGGAGAAACCCGCCTCACCCTTCCCGGCCGAAAACCAACCCCCCATCCCTGGAACACCGGCGCCCCATGCTTCTGAGTCCCCAGAAACCCGTGAAAAGCCGGCAAGCCTCTCTGACAAGCCCGCCGGGTACCGAGATAGGCCCCCAGGACTCTCAGAAAACTCCCCAAGAGACGTCGCGAAGGACCTTTCCTCGGCCCACCCCCAGGCAGAGGGGCATCCCGAATCACCCCGGAATAAGGGTAAACGCCTTATGGAGATAAAACAGGAGGTGTACCAGCTGCATTTCCAGGATCCCCGGATTCCTCAGATGCTGCGCCGGTTTTTCGCCCGGAACTTTCCCGAGGCATTGACCGAACGTGAACATGCCAGATGGCTGAGCTTCTGTGCCGGCCGGCTCTTGTACCATCCCCTTGCCGAGGGTACTGATCTCGCTACGGCCTCAAAGGTCATCACCGCAAAAATGGAAAGCGCCGACACCCCCGCCCGGGATAAGGTCATTCTCCGGGCCCTGAAGGAATATGTAGACACCGAGATTCGAAAGGTTCTTGAATACGGGGGTTGA
- a CDS encoding SoxR reducing system RseC family protein — translation MAEYTENRSGMISQDGIVRAITNGYALVDIQAAGACAACQISGSCTEAKSGREIQVYLGEGGESPSNIRIGDRVRVTTETRQGLLAVLFLFIIPLILIVGGVAWAGGQGWDDAVGAGVGLGIAGIYGLVLWLLNSRIQRNVRIQIEKISNPTAAPQ, via the coding sequence ATGGCTGAATATACAGAAAACCGGTCTGGCATGATTTCACAAGATGGAATTGTGCGGGCCATAACCAACGGCTACGCCCTGGTAGATATACAGGCTGCAGGGGCATGCGCGGCATGCCAAATTAGCGGAAGCTGCACCGAGGCAAAAAGTGGACGGGAAATTCAGGTGTATCTCGGAGAGGGAGGTGAATCACCCTCGAATATCCGGATAGGCGACCGGGTACGGGTGACCACTGAAACCCGCCAAGGTCTGCTCGCGGTACTATTCCTGTTTATCATACCCCTGATACTTATCGTGGGAGGGGTTGCGTGGGCCGGCGGACAAGGCTGGGATGATGCAGTCGGAGCAGGAGTTGGTTTGGGAATAGCCGGAATCTACGGCTTGGTACTTTGGCTGCTGAATTCCCGCATTCAGAGGAATGTCAGAATTCAGATTGAAAAAATAAGCAATCCGACCGCAGCGCCTCAATAA
- a CDS encoding FliG C-terminal domain-containing protein: MPHSDKQSRLLGIPDSQNLDSLLRSADATRLQNVLMATPDREIAALCLVLDEETRDYLYDCISSKKAGRIREELNRLAHVHMSHEIQQRFVINLITRLEGHRGESFRSHFKPRIPPSRGRNI, encoded by the coding sequence ATGCCACACTCAGATAAGCAGTCCCGGCTGCTCGGAATTCCGGACAGCCAGAACCTGGATTCACTCCTTCGGAGCGCGGATGCCACGAGACTGCAAAACGTTCTAATGGCGACCCCGGACCGTGAAATCGCCGCCCTCTGTCTGGTTCTTGATGAGGAAACCCGGGATTATCTGTATGATTGCATAAGTTCTAAAAAAGCAGGGCGGATCAGGGAAGAGCTAAACCGCTTAGCCCATGTCCACATGAGTCATGAGATTCAGCAACGCTTCGTGATAAATCTCATCACCCGGTTGGAGGGGCACCGCGGTGAATCCTTCCGGTCCCACTTCAAACCCCGGATCCCGCCTTCTCGGGGTAGGAACATCTAG
- a CDS encoding glycoside hydrolase family 2 protein — protein sequence MIETKPFCTMDTWEIHGRGLSLTAGPTWDIYSLLIQEGHIPHPYQDTQEEDVQWVARQNWQARSVFSLRAEDLPRPEERWFLEFPEIDTITAIRLNGQHLGVTDNQFHPHEFRVDEILQEGNNTLEIDFSSPEQAAFDLQTQGPYAFPHAVFPLQSPHRNMIRKTQCHSGWDWGPCLMTSGIYQAVRLIRAQSSRVTDISAEVIPPAEAGEEWQIRIDAAWQSWQASDSAVEVQVLLYGPESPTPEVSRAWTLGIPGTQAASRGGASTHITVKDPELWWPNGMGEQNLYTLELRWPQGYRNLRLGFRTLEVVRQKDEFGTSFYFQVNGQAFFAKGSNWIPADALPSFEDPRRVQNLLTSARDSHQNMIRVWGGGHYESEAFFDACDRLGLLVWQDFMFACSTYPATPDFFAQVEREVEFQVLRLRHRPSVALWCGNNENLGALTWFDESLANRDRYLVDYDRLYEGVIGDTVRRLDSQRLYWPSSPSGGSGDYSDGWHDDANGDMHYWSVWHEGKPFEGYFDVIPRFCSEFGFQSFPSPEGISRAMTSQSSTYSTSAEEGQDSASTPSGFLPQPGTPRPRRTWADPQDWCLTSPTLDYHQKNPRGNTIILDTMLRYFRMPSRLADTLYISQVQQMRAFETAVEYWRSQAPRSMGALYWQLNDLWPVASWSSIEYPDKWKLTHYGVARFFEPLHLAGIIVLPPWKVGTVPQRSAPVRLVLEKDLPQTMELHLRVRLISFGGSVRDLVDETRNFDHTMAQEVGTYDPGELDIDPRDWFLHFELSLPPSGYAGEGDPRILGVSLGDLPGGTVISRGFRFFTAPKHARIQDPGLRILYPGVDSESPDDDDSQDSPAEEGPWLLTDVLAAREQALETARPLQAQVLVERPAFYVSLDSPGWMGRWSSNAEVVLPGEQWNPVFIPRNSHTRQWTSALVTSWDRQGLESSSADSEEVYCQTEVYDLWSSGVALESPKK from the coding sequence ATGATCGAAACGAAACCATTTTGCACCATGGACACCTGGGAGATCCATGGACGAGGACTTTCCCTCACCGCCGGACCAACCTGGGACATCTACAGCCTACTTATTCAAGAAGGCCATATACCTCACCCCTACCAGGACACCCAGGAAGAAGATGTGCAGTGGGTTGCCCGGCAGAACTGGCAGGCCCGGTCGGTATTTTCCCTGAGAGCCGAAGATCTACCCCGGCCGGAGGAACGCTGGTTCCTGGAATTTCCCGAGATCGACACCATCACCGCCATCCGGCTTAACGGACAGCATCTGGGGGTCACGGATAACCAGTTTCACCCCCATGAATTCAGGGTGGACGAAATCCTCCAGGAGGGGAACAATACCCTGGAGATCGATTTCTCCAGTCCCGAACAGGCTGCCTTTGACCTGCAAACCCAGGGGCCCTATGCCTTTCCCCACGCAGTATTTCCCCTTCAGTCCCCCCATCGGAATATGATTCGTAAAACCCAGTGTCATTCCGGCTGGGATTGGGGGCCCTGCCTGATGACCTCGGGCATCTACCAGGCTGTGCGCCTGATCCGCGCCCAATCCTCCCGGGTTACCGACATCTCCGCCGAGGTCATCCCCCCGGCAGAGGCTGGTGAAGAATGGCAGATCAGAATTGACGCAGCTTGGCAGTCCTGGCAGGCCTCCGATTCAGCCGTGGAGGTACAGGTGCTGCTCTACGGACCTGAATCCCCAACACCAGAGGTATCTCGTGCCTGGACCCTTGGGATTCCCGGCACCCAAGCTGCCTCCCGGGGCGGGGCTTCAACACATATTACCGTGAAGGATCCGGAGTTGTGGTGGCCGAACGGTATGGGAGAACAGAATTTATACACCCTGGAACTCCGGTGGCCCCAGGGATACCGGAATCTCCGTTTGGGATTCCGAACCCTCGAGGTAGTCCGGCAGAAGGATGAGTTCGGTACTAGCTTCTATTTTCAGGTGAATGGCCAGGCATTTTTTGCCAAGGGTTCCAACTGGATACCTGCCGACGCCCTGCCAAGTTTCGAGGATCCCCGGCGTGTTCAGAATCTTTTAACCTCTGCCCGGGACAGCCATCAGAATATGATCCGGGTTTGGGGGGGAGGACATTATGAGAGTGAAGCCTTTTTTGATGCCTGCGACAGGCTTGGCCTTTTGGTCTGGCAGGATTTTATGTTTGCATGCTCTACCTACCCGGCAACCCCGGACTTTTTCGCCCAGGTAGAACGGGAGGTGGAATTTCAGGTGCTTAGGCTGCGCCACCGGCCGAGTGTCGCCTTGTGGTGCGGAAATAATGAAAACCTCGGCGCCCTGACCTGGTTCGACGAGAGCCTGGCAAACCGTGACCGGTACCTGGTGGACTATGACCGGTTGTATGAGGGGGTTATCGGCGATACGGTGCGCCGTCTGGACAGCCAGCGCCTGTACTGGCCGAGTTCTCCCAGCGGGGGCAGCGGGGATTACAGCGACGGCTGGCATGATGATGCTAACGGCGATATGCATTACTGGTCGGTCTGGCATGAGGGTAAACCCTTTGAAGGCTACTTTGATGTTATTCCCCGGTTTTGCAGTGAATTCGGATTCCAGAGTTTCCCCAGTCCCGAAGGGATAAGCCGGGCCATGACCAGCCAGAGTAGTACCTATTCGACCTCAGCCGAAGAGGGCCAGGACTCGGCCTCTACTCCCTCCGGATTCCTTCCCCAGCCCGGAACCCCCCGCCCCCGGCGAACCTGGGCAGATCCTCAGGATTGGTGTCTGACAAGTCCGACCCTGGATTATCACCAGAAAAATCCCCGGGGGAATACCATAATTCTAGATACCATGCTGCGCTACTTCCGGATGCCGAGCCGCCTGGCCGATACCCTGTATATCAGTCAGGTGCAGCAGATGCGGGCCTTCGAGACGGCGGTAGAATACTGGCGCAGCCAAGCCCCGAGATCCATGGGGGCCCTCTACTGGCAGCTCAATGATCTGTGGCCCGTAGCGAGCTGGAGCAGTATCGAATACCCTGATAAGTGGAAACTGACCCATTATGGGGTCGCCCGGTTCTTCGAACCCCTGCACCTGGCAGGAATCATCGTCCTGCCCCCGTGGAAGGTTGGAACCGTTCCCCAGCGGTCGGCTCCGGTCCGCCTGGTGTTGGAGAAGGACCTGCCCCAGACCATGGAGCTTCATCTCCGAGTCCGGCTAATATCCTTTGGGGGAAGCGTACGGGACCTCGTCGATGAAACCCGGAACTTCGACCATACCATGGCCCAGGAGGTCGGTACCTACGACCCCGGGGAACTGGACATTGATCCCCGGGACTGGTTCCTGCATTTTGAACTCTCCCTGCCCCCGAGCGGTTACGCCGGTGAGGGCGATCCGCGGATCTTGGGTGTTTCCCTGGGTGATCTGCCCGGTGGAACCGTGATTTCCCGGGGATTCCGCTTCTTCACCGCGCCCAAACACGCCCGCATTCAGGATCCCGGGCTCCGGATCCTATACCCCGGCGTTGATTCCGAATCACCGGATGATGATGACTCCCAGGACAGTCCGGCCGAAGAAGGTCCATGGCTGCTGACCGATGTCCTGGCAGCCAGAGAGCAGGCCCTGGAAACAGCCAGGCCGCTCCAGGCACAGGTTCTCGTTGAACGCCCAGCCTTCTACGTTTCTCTGGACAGCCCCGGCTGGATGGGCAGGTGGAGCAGTAACGCTGAGGTGGTCCTGCCGGGTGAGCAGTGGAACCCGGTATTTATTCCTCGGAATTCCCATACCCGGCAGTGGACCAGTGCCCTGGTGACCTCTTGGGACCGCCAGGGGTTAGAATCCAGTTCCGCCGATTCGGAGGAGGTATATTGCCAGACCGAGGTCTATGATCTATGGTCCAGCGGAGTGGCATTAGAATCACCCAAGAAGTAA